The nucleotide sequence AGGAAATGGACTTAGCTTTGTTTCCCAAAGACACTTGACCACAAAACCCTTATTTTGCATCACACCAACTCGTGTCTGGGGAGAACCTGTGTTCTCTGAAGCACGTTATCAGGAAATGCCAGAAACCTCTTTCATTAGTAGAAGCTTTGTCTCTGAGGACAGTTTCCCCTGCCTGGTCATAGGGTCCAGGAATAATAATACCAGAGAGAGCTGAAGTTTCACTCGACTTGCATACATCTCTATCTATCAAGGCTATGGTCACTGTGCCCTTTGCAAAGGGGGGAGAGAGCTTGGAAGAAGGTATACGACATTTTATAAAGAGCTTCGGCCACCCTCTCCAGTGCGTGCCTCACTCActttcagtaaaataattttctcagtgAGACATGGCAGCTGTTGCTCACTGAGCTGGCTGTGAGCTTGCTGATACAGTTTTAATAGTTTCTGTgaataaattattcattttttgtttgtttagaataCTCTCACCTCTGTGCTATACACTgaatcaaaacaacaaaaagcaaaattacccccaccccaccccctattATTAGcactattatcatcatcatcattattatataCAGTCTCTGCTACCAACTCATTCACTGGCTGTAAGAGGGAGGTGGCTCAAACTTCAACCATGGCCTCGGAAATGAGAAGCATGTGTAGGCGTTAATTAGCCAGGAACAGGAAATGGAATGTTTCCAGCCTTCCAGAGGAAAGGGGCGTGGATTACCATCCCAGAAGGCGGTCCTTGCTGCTCACTGCTGGTGGTCTCGAAGGCGCTGATGGTCTCGTGGCCTCTGGAGGACATGGGAGAGGGTATGCCTGTGCCTGTGTGTACAGTCTGCCTCTGACCCTCACCAGGAGTAGAAACGCCAGGCCATTGCAAATCTTCCGATGTCAGAGTCCTGCCACAAAATTTCAATCTGTTTTACACAGCAAAGAGTAGAAAACAACACTTCTAGGCGGAGACCTGAATGCTCGGCTGGAAATGACAGGAGGAGGCAGTTGGCAAATATCTCCCTTTCCCTCAACaaggcagacatcactaatcagtTACAGCATTCTTCTATGCCGTGCCTGGCAAATCTCTTCTGGGGCTTAAAGGCAAATATTACCAATAAACTGGAATGGGCACATGACAGGGAAATGGTCACCTCTTGTGTTAGGCAAAGAGCTTGGACTACTCAAGTGGCCTGCTTCAAGCATGTGGTTTTcaaattggaccataaaaaatgtgaatttgtAGGGATCCGATACTCCTGGGGTCGTCCATGAAGAGTCCAAACCTCACATTAAGTCTGTGGATACCAGGGGTTTGCTAATTGTCGAGCTGGATACTCTGTGTCTATGTAAAGCTTCTTGAGGGCTGAGACTATTGGTTTTGTTCAACGCTCTACCCACAGGGTTTAGAATTAGGCCTAGCACATAGTAGTTGCTCAGTAAATACGTGTTGAATGTAAAGCAACAGCCACTTCACCTTCATCACAACTGGCACTGCCAGTTAAACATTTCTGTACAAAAGCCTATTTTACCAGATTGCTAATtctggtggggagtgggggggaaAGCCACAATCAGCTTTCTCcttgggataaaaaaaaaaaaatcacttttctttAGCATGACATGACTGAAATCAGTTTTGGAATCAGTCCCTTGCAAAGGTGGCTCTATTTATTTCCAGCAGAATTTTAAGAATGGTGGCATCAATGGACAGCACAAAGGTTATCACAGCGACTCTGAGCGGTTAGTAAGGAGAACATTCATGCCCCTGCAGGAGCTGTTTGCAAGCACAGAATGAAAACATAGATTTCTTCGGAAAAGACATTAAAATCTTGTTGCCCCCCCCAAAGAAATCTATACAGAGACCATGtttaaataactataaataaCTTAATTAGCATTTATGGAATGCACAATTCATGGAATTCACCAGAACACAAAGAAACCTCTGAGACAATGTCATGGGATTCACGTCTAAAAAAAACAAGGACACCCATCCTAGTCCCCTGCCAAGACAGCCGTCCTTCCCTAGTAAGGATTTAAATAATTCTCACCATGCTGCTCGCAGCATCAATCCccaaagaaatattaatttacaaaataaccCAATATCCATATAATTctttttgacaaataaaaatcttaaattaaaaaaagcacgattctctctcccctctccccgcccACGCCCTCCCCCCACTTTCATTCCAATTTCAGGTAGCTTGGCACTGAGTAATTGAACATTAAAAAATCGAGTTTGTAGACTTCGTACAGCTGCGTCTGGTGCTCCGAGCTGATGTTCTGGAAGAACTCTGTGGTCATTTCATCAGTAGTTCTCGTGGACTTGGCGTAGGTGGGGAACTTCAGGTAGCTGCCCACGCCCGCCAGCTGCAGGACGTAATTGGAATCCTCCTCCAGCGTCTCGTACTTGCCCACGAGGTCGTAGTGGATGTGGCACGGGTGGCACAGGGAGTAGACCGTCTGCCAGTGTTCGTTGAAGGGCTCCTCGCGCTGCGTGTGAGGGTCGATGAGATACGCCACGAACTCCTCGAACTTGACGTCGTCGCCCTTGCGCAAGGCCTCCTGCGTGGCGTTCTTGCGCTGCCGCTTGATGATCTTGGTGCCGTAGCGCTTGTGGAAGGAGGTGTTGTACTTCTGCGTGAACTTGTTCCGGTAGGCGGACACCAGCCTCTCAAAGGGCTCCCGCACGAACAGGAACTTCATGTAGCTTTTCAAGCGGTGGTTGATCTCCGGGATGCTGTACTGGTTGAGGGTCTTCAGGTTGGCCGAGACGTGCGCCTCGTTGGCCGGGatctccatggggtcgctgtaCTTGCCCCGGCCGGTCAGGACCATCATGAGCCGCTTCCAGTTGGTGCACGCCACCTTGGGTACGTAGCAGTAGATGAGCTCGTGGTCCTCATCCACCACCAGGTGCTTCAGGTCGTTGGGGGTCAGCACCCGCCGCTTGCGGCTCATGGCGCTGTTGGCCCGGCAGGTGTCGGTGACCTGGTCCCGCCGCATCTGATGCAGGACCGCCGTGTTGGAGAGCTCCAACTGCAGGGGAGACAAAAGAGGGATAAGAGATCAGTACTTGGTGTGGGATGTTGATACGGGACCACCGTCCACAACCACGATGGCCAACGTGGGCCACCAAGGCTGGCACTGCCAGCCTAGATGGCCTGTCTCCATTTCCAGTTCTCTATCAGCTGTCAGGACTGTTCTGGTTCTCCTTTCCACTGTACTTCCTCTGGAGAGTAATAATAATGATCAACATATAACTTGTCCATCACCCTCTACATCCCAGGCATTGTACCAGAGCTTCATATAAAGagtttttctcttcttgaaaAGCTTGAACCATTATTGATTTATTGAACAACATCAAATAGCTTGCCACCAAATAGGGTTGCAGTAATGAAAAAGTACAAGGTAACTGCCCTTATGGAGCTGAAAGTCCagctggaaagaaaaggaaactgaggttcaaagagatTGTTACTAGCTTGAGACCACACAGTAAGAGAGTCActattcaaactcaggtctgctTGACAACCAAAGCTACCCACTTTCCACTCTAATCTGATGTCCAGTCCTCCCATATTCTTGACTAAAGCAGGACAGAAGCCTAGAGTTCTGGAATTGGATTGATCTATCTTAAAGCAAGGGGATCCCCTTTTTATGCAAGCCTATCACTGTGCACACCTATCGTTTTTTGCTTCCTCAGTACCAGTGTCTTGATTCTCCTCTGGGAATCTGCTTTCCTTTATTCTCTGTTCCCTGCCCTCTCAAGCTGCTGAGCTGAGAGAATGCAGCCTGGAGCttggggacagagaggagggCTACCATGCAGGGAGCACTAGACTGGAAATGAAGGGGACTGAGGAAAGATGAGCAGAAAGACGGGGGGATGTATTTCCAGGGACATCATCTGAATACCCGGGTCCATATGTTGTTGAAACCAGACCCCCAAATTCTGGGCTTTGGGGTTACATTAGTCAGTATATTTGCTTTGGTGCATAAGGCAGTCTGTCTGGGTTATATCATTCGGAAGCAAAATCTGTGAGTATTTACATGTATTACCTTTGATCTTTTCCTCTCTGCCACATTCATCTACTGAGCCACCGATTCATCCACTCAAATGTATGTTGTGAGGTCTGCCCCCTCCAGGCTGGACTGGGGGTGGTCTAGAGTTGGGAATGCCGAGGGATCAGGAAACTCCCTCCTCTAAACCGAATCAGTAGAGCCAAGGGCCTGAGTGGCATACAGGAAGCTGACCTTGCATTTCCAACTCTGAACCACAGTCTGTACAATTCATTTTAGAACATGCATGGGGCAATTGGGAAGGGCTTATATTAGGGACctaagaatgtgaccttatttggaaataagtttttttaaaaatacttatttggctgcgtcaggtcttagttgtggcacttgggatcgcTTCACTtccaggatctttagttgtggtaggcgtgtgtgctaagtcacttcagttgtgtctgactctctgcgaccctatggactgtagcccaccaggctcctctgtccatgggattcttcaggcaagaatgctggggtgggctgccattcccttctccaggggatattcccaacccagggattgaacccacatctcttatgtctcctgcataggcaggagggttctttaccactagcgccacctgggaagcccagttgtgGCATAAAAATTCataggtgcagcatgtgggatctagttccctgactggggattgaacctgaggcccctgcattgggagtgtgtagtcttaaccactgcatcaccaggggAGTTCCTGGAAATaggcggtttttttttttttttagatgcaaTTCAACTGAAGTCATACTGAGTTAAGGTGGTTTCTAGTCCAATGACTAGTATCCTTACAAGGAGAGAATGCAGAGactcagacacagagagaaggccatgtgatggcagaggcagaggctggagtgatGCGTCTACTAGCTAAGAGATGCTCAGGATTGGCAGCCACAACCAGAAGTGGGTGAGGGAAAGGAAGCGTGTACCCTAGAGCCATCAGAGAGGacggccctgctgacaccttgattttaaaattctagcctccagagctgtaaCAGAATAAATTCCTGTTACTGTAAGCCAGTGAATTTGTgctactttgttatggcagtcttAGGGAATTAATACAGGAGCCAAGCCTTCAGcctatgactttgagcaaatggatataaaatataaGTGTATAAGAGTGGGTAATGTTATACATGATCATATTTTTACACAGAAGAGTAAGAAGAGAGTATTAGAGCACTAAGTAGGAAGTGGGTGAGACCTGAAATCAGAAGACCTATGCAAGACCCTTAACTTTTTAAGCCTCCGTTCTATTATTTGCAAAATTGGAACAGTGCCACCTACCCTGCTGGGACGTTGATTAAATCAAACAAAGTATGGTTCAGCATTTAGCAAATAAGATCAGGTCTAGTTCAGGTACAAGGTATGGTACCCAGGGGCAATTCATTctttatgaaagaagaaaaaaattaaaaatatgaggcCAGAAATTTCACATACAAATTTCACCAGCTCTATGATTTTTGTTGCAGGTCAACCCTAGGTCATGAAGttcaattcatatttattttgaacACTAAAACTCTGACTTTTGCACATCCTGACTTCTGAACAGATGTATTCATCACCTTAAGAAGAACATTCATGCCACTTGAAAAAACAAATAGAACTGTtctaaaagaaatagaaggaaaaggagggggaAAGGGTGCATCAATTTTGTCCATTTAAATCACTATTGGACAGGTTTAAAGGCTGTCAATGGCCAAATAAGCAGAGAAACGGGGGGACTTCCTACTTTCCCCTCAGTTGTTTTCAGCTGGAGACAATTTTATGGCTGTCTGACTCCCCAGGGAGGCAGCGTGTCAGTTAATACTGCACCCAGGACCACAAAGCCATGAAAAATGGAAACTATACCATGGCGTCGTTTTACGTCCAGttgcagagacagaaaataactcAGAAGGGCTTTGAAATGTGGTAtttgtggtttctttcttttccatttcctccttcttcaCCGAGTCTAGGTGGCCAATGGCGCACCTGCTGCAATGAGGCAGCACGGTTCCCCTCAGGAGGACTTGGGGGCGCAGATCAAGAGAATAAGTATACGCTCAATCCTGAGACACATTCGCAATTGCTTCTCAGAGGAAAAAACTCACCCAGGCCTTTagtgttgaatttttaaaataaaatattttgtttttatttaaacttgAAAATGTATGGCTGCGCTCGGTCGTTGTTGCTGCGCTCGGGTTTTCACTCGTGGTGGGGGCTGCTCTGTAGCTGTGGCGTGCAGGCGTCTCACCGCAGTGGTtgctcctgttgcagagcacggaccCGGTagctggggcacacaggcttagtcgccctgtggcacgtgggatcttcccggaccagggatcaaacctgtgtcccctgcattagtggcagattctctaccactagacCACCCAAGAGGTTCTTAACTTCttatttgaaaatgatttcaGGCTAGTGTAGATTTATTAAGAGtataatgtataatttattaaaagtatAATGGTACTAAagtatgcacatatataaaagTAGATAGACGAGACCAAACGTTCAAATGATGGATAATGATGTTTTACTGGAACCAAGGCCCTGCTTGAAACATACAAGGtctgctcggggctggtgcactgggatgacccagagggatggtacggggagggaggtgggagaggggttcaggatggggaacacatgtacacccgtggcagactcatgttgatgtatggcaaaaccaattcaatattgtaattagcctccaattaaaataaataaatttatataaaaaaaacccATACAAGGTACTTGCTGTCTGTGCTGGGACAGCATCTTTGCAGTGTGGCATTCCTCCTCTATATGCCACTCAATTCTCCTAGCACTTTCTCATTTCTAGTTACTATCAATTCCAGCACCCTGTAATATCACTTGACCTTTACATGGTTCAAAtacatcatttatatattttctgtctctgcccATTTCTAATGAGCCCAAGACAATAAAAATGGAGCTACACAGTACCACCAAGGCCATCAATAAACACACGTACCATAATTTCACATGGTAGGACTAGGTAAGCAGGGTTGGCCCAGGGATAATCCAGAAATGCTTTAACtttttcaaaaacacaaataagagtacaaaatgaaaatttaaattaattcttaGAACTTGGATCCCTGGGAGCTCTATCTGTGGACCCCCCTGAACCTTCGTTTAAGAAACCTGGATTAAGGAGAGCCCTGGATGGGTCAGAGGGAGTAGAGGAATGCTTTGCCATCACGGTCAGGATGGAGCAGGAGAGATTTTGGATGGTGGCCTGGGCTGTTGCAGTTATCTCCAGACTTGTTAGCAGGATCAACAGCAGGTTAGAAGTTGTAATCAGATAAACCACTGTTTCTAACCTTAAAGAAAACGCAGATCTGGTTATGTCATTTCCACACTTGTATCGTAAGCAGTTTCACAAGAGCTTTTGTAATGGTCCCAACTCTTCAGCAACTAATAACATTCTCTGAGTATCAGTTTGGGATCTGGTCAAGGGACCTACAGCTCTGGGACATCAGGAAAACAAGGGAGTAAAGAGCGTTCTTTGTGGGAACAGTTCACTCCCTtgtcacagacagaaaacatgTGTCTTCTCCAACCATGTTTTATCAATTTTACAAAGAGGGTTTGTTGTGCTGATAATTATCTGAGCTGCGAGATCAATCTCTCGTTCTCTAACTCCCTTTATCTCCcctctttgattttgttttctcaaaAGTATTTGTACAAAAGACAGATGTGTGGTATAAaactgaaataggaaaaaaagagggCTGTGATTAAGGATCTCCTTTGGTGGTGGGCTTCCTAGTAGCAGGGATGAAATTGGAAATGTGATTAAATCTCATTGCTTTTATTCTCAGAAAGGAGAACCATTCCAGCTGTTTAGGGCAAAAATGTACACAGtcttaattaatttgttttgggctatgctgggtcttcattgctgctcaggcttttctctagttgcagggagcagggactATGCTTTAGCTGCTCGGGCATCtcactgcagcagcttctcttattgtggagtatgggctctagggcacaaaggcttcagtagttgtagcatgtgggctcagcagttgaagctcctgggctctagagcacaagcttaatggttgtggctcatgggtttagttctctgcagcctgtgggatcttcctcgaccagggattgaacgtgcacctcctgcattggcaggcagacgctttaccactgagccttcagttcagttcagttgctcagtcgtgtccgactctttgacaccccatgaatggcagcacgccaggcctccctgtccatcaccaactcccggagttcacccagactcacgtccatagagttagtgatgccatccagccatctcatcctctgtcgtccctttctcctcctgcccccaatccctcccagcatcagagtcttttccaatgggaaGTCCACAATCAGCATGTaggaactagttccctgaccagggatggaacctgggccccttgcattggcagagTGAAGTCCtgcaccagaccaccagggaggacCCAGAAAATGTACACAACCTTAAGGGACTCAGAAATTTGAGTCGAGGAGGGAGATTGTTGGATTCAGTCTGCCCATGTTGGCACATTCAGAGGGTCACTTTCTTCACCAGACACTAGTATCATGCCTCACTACACCTGTGTCTACAGGGTGTTTCAGCATTCACAGAGCATGTTCACACACCGTCCCATGTAAAGGTCCCACTGGGACTCTTCCAGAGCCTTCCTTTTAGGAAGTTTATATTTAGCAGACCAACCCAAGCTTCCAGCCATGTATCATGTTTTTCTGGGCTGGCTCCTGCCAGGTATTAACAATACTGCACATGAATGGTTCTCAACCCCGAGTATGCATGGTAGTCAGTCAGAGGGCTCGTTGAAACACAGTTTGCTGGTTCGCACCCCGAGTTGCCAAGTCAGCAGGTCTGGGACTGGGCCTGAGAATTCGCATTAAAGTTCCCAGGTTGTCAGTTtgctggggctgctgtaacaaaatatcatTTCTGCTTAAGCAGCAGAAATGGATTTTCTGAGTCCTGGAGGTACAGGCAGGGCTGGTttcctctgaggcctctctctttgGCTTGTGTATGTCTGCCTTCTTGCTGCCTTTCCACCTGCCCGTCCCTCTGTGCATCTTTACCCTTTGCTGTCTCTTcacctcttataaggacactagtcctACTgggttagggcccaccctaatggccCCTATTGAATTCAGTTATCTCTTTAAAGagcttttcaggtggctcagcggtaacagtttgcctgccaatgcaggggatgtgggtttgatccctggattgggaagatcccctggaggaggaaatggcaaccactccagtattcttgcctataaaatcccatggacagaagagcctggcgggctgcagtccatggggtcacaaagagtcagacccaactgagctcATACACACAGTCCTCTTTAAAGACTGTCTCCAAACAGGGGTACATTTTGAGGTACTGGAGGTTGGGACTTCCACATATGAATATTGGGGGTGGGCACAATTCAGCCCATTCCACCAGGTGACGCTGATGGtctgaggaccacactttgagagccACATCTTTATACTATGAAGAAAGGACTGTAATCTAACATCTTTCACCAATTCAtagctagtcttttttttttcaattggaggaaaattactttataatgttgtgccaGAGCTAGTCTTAATTATAGAACCCTGAATCAAGTTCGTCATCTGCTGCCAGGCAACTCCCAGGTCTACTTCCAGCTCCAGCCCCCACTCCCCTCACCTCCCTTTGATCTCCCAAAAGTATCAATTAGGTCAGAGAAAGGCTGATTCTAGGAAACCATGGACATGGCTACAGGCTCTGAGCTGTATCTTGCGTTCTCATTTAGCtgtctatttttaatttggaCAGTTAAAAAAGGCAAGTATAATTAGTTGAAGTACCAAATTTAGGGACTTTttgaaaaaagtctttaaaacttTACTACGTTTcatcttaaaaaggaagggaggcTGGTTTCCCTTAAATTAAAACATCTTTTGTGGTGGTTACAATTTCTTTCAGACACAAGAACCCAAATGGAAGGAGGAACAGCTGGTCCCTTTTACTGAGTGGAGGAGATGCAGAGGAGTGGAAACCCAGAGAAAAAGGTAAATTTAAAGGCATCCAGAGAgtgtggcaatggcaccccactccagtacttttgcctggaaaatcccatggacggaggagcctggtgggctgcagtccatggagtcgcgaagagtcggacatgactgagcgactttactttcacttttcactttcatgcattggagaaggaaatggcaacccactccagtattcttgcctggagaatcccagggacggcggagcctggtgggctgccgtctatggggtcgcacagagtcggacacgactgaagcgacttagcagcagcagcagcagcgagtgTGGACCGGGAGAACCTGTCATTAACAACTGTCTGCTTGGACCCACGCGTCCTGGCGGCACTGCCATCAtcctgttgattttctttttatttggctgtgccgggtgtTAGCTGGGGCACGTGGGGTATTTGATCTTCATGGCAACATGGGGGATCCTTAACTGCGGTTTGTAGGATCTTTTCATTACAGCATTCGAGCTCTtaagttttggcatgtgggatctagttccctgaacagggattgaacctggtccctCTGCATTGAGAGCACGGAGTCTCAGCTAGtcgactaccagggaagctcctctgtTGAATTTTGGAATTgtggagaaggagaggaaaatCAGTGATCTGATTTGCTGTGATTCTGTTCTCTTTCCTTCATTACAGAAATTCCTAAACTCTCACCTAAAAGGCTAGTCACGGAGGAATCCGCAAAGAAACCACATCCATAGCAGAAAAGAGGCCCGAGTTTATACTGGCTACCACTCTTTGAGCCACTGTTAATCCTTGCGCTCTAGGGCACAGGTATTGTTAGTATTCCCAacttatggatgagaaaactgaggcacagggagaacAGGTAACTTACTTAAGATCAGGGAGCTAGGAGCTGGGGCTCGAATCCATGTAGCCCATGCTCTGAGCCTCTGCACTGTGCAGGCTCCCAGGAAGTTACCATCTCCAGGGAAGCTGCTGGAGCCATGAGTCTCTGTGCTGGCAGCTCACAGGGGAGACTTCAATGCCACTGAAGCTTGGGGGCCCCACCCTAGAGATCTGATGCCATTGCTTTGGGTGTGGCCAGCTCCCTGGGGATTCAAAAGCTGCCCAGGTGGGGGTCACTGTCTTAGAGGCTCCAGTGCTGGCAGCTGTTAACTAAAGCACAGAGTGGACTTGAGCGATGATCtgtgtgtgatcttgggcaagtttcaCCTTCCTAGTCTTCAGATTTGAAATTGGGGGTTTTCCATCCTGTAGGGCCAGAGATCAAAGGTCTAGAAAGCCATAATGCTGATGTCTTTGGCTATATCCTTAGCGAACTGCTTAGTGAACTGCTAGGAGTTCTATAATGCTTAAAAACCTTtatgtttagaaaagaaagaagaaaaagcctTTGAGTCTTTAAAGAAAGAATCTAGTCTGAACCTGTTGCAAAACTTAAAGGGTTTAGGAAAGCAGTGATTTCACATTAATGGACATTAACATTGCCTGAGAAGTTtaattatagctgatttacaatgttgtattaatcaggcttccctggtggctcagatggtaaagaaatctgcctgcaatgcgagatacctgggttccatccctgggttgggaagatcccctgcaggagggcatggcaacccactccagtattcttgcctggagaatccccaggcaagagaagccaggcgggctacagtccatagggtcacaaagagtcagacacgactgagcgactaaacacagcacatacGGCAAAATgattcattatacatatatacattcttttaaaatattcttttccattatgatttatcataggatattgaatatagttctctgtgctagacAGGGGGACCATGTTGTTTACTCATTCTGTATATAAAGGTTTGCATCTGTTAACCCCaatctcccactccatccctcctttAGCCCCCTCCGCCTTGGCAACcacgtctgttctctatgtccattgtttctgttttcatagataggttcatttgtttcatattttagattccacatataagtgatatcagatagtatttgtctttctctttgtgacttacttcacttggtatgataatttcCAGTTgtgtccatggtgctgcaaaaggcattattttgttctcttctATGACTAAGTAGTACTccactagacagcatattaaaaagcagagacattactttgccaatagaggtctgtctagtcaaagctatggtttttccagtagtcacgtgtggatatgagagttggactataaagaaagctgagcgctgaagaattgatgcttttgaactgtggtgttggagaagactcttcagagtcccttgaattgcaaggagatccaaccagtccatcctaaaggaaatcagtcctgaatattcactggaagggctgatgctgaagctgaaactccagtactctggccacctgatgagaagaactgactcactgggaaagaccctgatgctgggaaagactgaaggcaggaggagaaggggatgactagaggatgagatggttggatggcatcaccgactcaatggacatgagcttccaggagttggtgatggacagggaaacctggcgtgctgcagtccatggggtctcaaggagtcggacacgattgggTGACTGAATTGAATATTCCACTACGTACaccactttgtttatccattcagctgttgatggacatttagggtgtttccatgtcctagctgttgtgaatagtgctgctctgaacataaaggttcatgtatctttttgaattatagttttctctgggtatatgcccaggagtgggactgcaggatcatatggtagttctatttttagttttctgaggaacctccacactgttttccacagtggctgtatcaaacttacatttccatcaacggtgtaggagggttcccttttcctcacaccctctccagcatttgttaattgtagactttttaatgatggcctttctgactggtgtgaggtggtacctaattgtagtttttatttgcttttctcttataattagcagtgttgagcatcttttcatgtgcttattggccatttgcattttttctttggagaaatctctatttaggtcttcttcccatttttggATTGGTTTTCTGtggttgagttgtatgagttctttgtatatttttggaaattaagcacTTGTCAGTTGtatcgtttgcaaatattttcttccattctgtatgTTTTTTGTTTACGGTTTCCTTTGCAAAAAGATTATAAGTTtgtttaggtcccatttgtttatttttgcttttcttttgccttgggagactgacctaagaaaacattggtgcaatttatgtcag is from Bubalus bubalis isolate 160015118507 breed Murrah chromosome 4, NDDB_SH_1, whole genome shotgun sequence and encodes:
- the CHST11 gene encoding carbohydrate sulfotransferase 11 isoform X4, which codes for MKPALLEVMRMNRICRMVLATCLGSFILVIFYFQIMRRNPFGVDICCRKGSRSPLQELYNPTQLELSNTAVLHQMRRDQVTDTCRANSAMSRKRRVLTPNDLKHLVVDEDHELIYCYVPKVACTNWKRLMMVLTGRGKYSDPMEIPANEAHVSANLKTLNQYSIPEINHRLKSYMKFLFVREPFERLVSAYRNKFTQKYNTSFHKRYGTKIIKRQRKNATQEALRKGDDVKFEEFVAYLIDPHTQREEPFNEHWQTVYSLCHPCHIHYDLVGKYETLEEDSNYVLQLAGVGSYLKFPTYAKSTRTTDEMTTEFFQNISSEHQTQLYEVYKLDFLMFNYSVPSYLKLE
- the CHST11 gene encoding carbohydrate sulfotransferase 11 isoform X2; translated protein: MKPALLEVMRMNRICRMVLATCLGSFILVIFYFQIMRRNPFGVDICCRKGSRSPLQELYNPTQRSLERVSPPWLELSNTAVLHQMRRDQVTDTCRANSAMSRKRRVLTPNDLKHLVVDEDHELIYCYVPKVACTNWKRLMMVLTGRGKYSDPMEIPANEAHVSANLKTLNQYSIPEINHRLKSYMKFLFVREPFERLVSAYRNKFTQKYNTSFHKRYGTKIIKRQRKNATQEALRKGDDVKFEEFVAYLIDPHTQREEPFNEHWQTVYSLCHPCHIHYDLVGKYETLEEDSNYVLQLAGVGSYLKFPTYAKSTRTTDEMTTEFFQNISSEHQTQLYEVYKLDFLMFNYSVPSYLKLE
- the CHST11 gene encoding carbohydrate sulfotransferase 11 isoform X3; amino-acid sequence: MKPALLEVMRMNRICRMVLATCLGSFILVIFYFQSMLHPVMRRNPFGVDICCRKGSRSPLQELYNPTQLELSNTAVLHQMRRDQVTDTCRANSAMSRKRRVLTPNDLKHLVVDEDHELIYCYVPKVACTNWKRLMMVLTGRGKYSDPMEIPANEAHVSANLKTLNQYSIPEINHRLKSYMKFLFVREPFERLVSAYRNKFTQKYNTSFHKRYGTKIIKRQRKNATQEALRKGDDVKFEEFVAYLIDPHTQREEPFNEHWQTVYSLCHPCHIHYDLVGKYETLEEDSNYVLQLAGVGSYLKFPTYAKSTRTTDEMTTEFFQNISSEHQTQLYEVYKLDFLMFNYSVPSYLKLE
- the CHST11 gene encoding carbohydrate sulfotransferase 11 isoform X1 produces the protein MKPALLEVMRMNRICRMVLATCLGSFILVIFYFQSMLHPVMRRNPFGVDICCRKGSRSPLQELYNPTQRSLERVSPPWLELSNTAVLHQMRRDQVTDTCRANSAMSRKRRVLTPNDLKHLVVDEDHELIYCYVPKVACTNWKRLMMVLTGRGKYSDPMEIPANEAHVSANLKTLNQYSIPEINHRLKSYMKFLFVREPFERLVSAYRNKFTQKYNTSFHKRYGTKIIKRQRKNATQEALRKGDDVKFEEFVAYLIDPHTQREEPFNEHWQTVYSLCHPCHIHYDLVGKYETLEEDSNYVLQLAGVGSYLKFPTYAKSTRTTDEMTTEFFQNISSEHQTQLYEVYKLDFLMFNYSVPSYLKLE
- the CHST11 gene encoding carbohydrate sulfotransferase 11 isoform X5, with the protein product MRRNPFGVDICCRKGSRSPLQELYNPTQRSLERVSPPWLELSNTAVLHQMRRDQVTDTCRANSAMSRKRRVLTPNDLKHLVVDEDHELIYCYVPKVACTNWKRLMMVLTGRGKYSDPMEIPANEAHVSANLKTLNQYSIPEINHRLKSYMKFLFVREPFERLVSAYRNKFTQKYNTSFHKRYGTKIIKRQRKNATQEALRKGDDVKFEEFVAYLIDPHTQREEPFNEHWQTVYSLCHPCHIHYDLVGKYETLEEDSNYVLQLAGVGSYLKFPTYAKSTRTTDEMTTEFFQNISSEHQTQLYEVYKLDFLMFNYSVPSYLKLE